A genomic region of Eucalyptus grandis isolate ANBG69807.140 chromosome 5, ASM1654582v1, whole genome shotgun sequence contains the following coding sequences:
- the LOC120293727 gene encoding uncharacterized protein LOC120293727, whose amino-acid sequence MEEFQHLCQGLITVDQYEAKFVKLSQYAPRLVEHLKDRTRRFKNGLQSELKNLLVPLNLKNYNELLAQGASCLDTIVEEPKVESIVVVQKFSNAFLEESSDLLLERKIEFVIMFFDDILVYSRSLEEHEKHLRIVLQILRNHELYAKFNKCEFLLTRVAFLDHVILGEGIFVDSTKIEAVINWLRPTVMTKIINFMGLAVIIEGSWNDSQH is encoded by the exons ATGGAGGAATTCCAGCACCTTTGTCAAGGTCTGATCACAGTAGACCAGTATGAGGCAAAGTTTGTCAAGCTGTCGCAGTATGCCCCAAGACTAGTAGAACATCTAAAGGATAGAACTAGGAGGTTCAAGAATGGCCTCCAGTCGGAGCTGAAGAATCTGCTGGTGCCGTTAAATCTAAAGAATTATAATGAGTT ATTGGCTCAAGGAGCATCTTGTT TAGATACGATAGTTGAGGAGCCGAAAGTGGAGAGCATCGTTGTGGTACAGAAGTTTTCTAATGCGTTTCTTGAGGAATCATCCGATTTGCTCCTAGAAAGGAAGATTGAGTTCGTGATAATGTTTTTCGACGACATTCtggtgtactcgagaagtcTAGAGGAGCACGAAAAGCATTTGAGGATAGTACTCCAGATTCTGAGGAACCATGAATTGTATGCCAAGTTCAACAAGTGTGAGTTTTtgttgactcgtgttgctttcctaGATCACGTGATTTTAGGCGAAGGAATCTTCGTAGACTCGACCAAGATTGAAGCGGTGATCAACTGGCTAAGACCGACTGTCATGACAAAGATCATAAACTTTATGGGATTGGcagttattatagaaggttcgTGGAATGATTCTCAGCATTAG